A segment of the Streptomyces sp. P9-A2 genome:
GCCTTCATCGACGCGAACCCCGAGTCCGCCCAGCCCTGGGACCGGCCCGGCTACCGCATCCCGGGCGGCACCCCGTCCCACCCCAAGTTCGCGGCCAACCTGCCCGCCTTCCCGGCAAGCCTGCGCAAGCAGACGAACGGCGCCCCCTACCCGGCGCCGCGCAACATCCTCGCCGCCGCCGTCGAGGGCGCCCAGGTCGACTTCGAGACCGCCCAGGTCATCGAGGCCCGCTACTTCGTCGAGCTGGCCGCCGGACAGACGTCGAAGAACATGATCCAGGCGTTCTTCTTCGACCTCCAGGCCGTCAACTCCGGCGCCAACCGCCCCCAGGGCATCGAGCCCCGCAAGGTCGCCAAGGTCGCCGTGCTCGGCGCCGGGATGATGGGCGCGGGCATCGCCTACTCGTGCGCCCGCGCGGGCATCGACGTCGTCCTCAAGGACGTCACGCCGGAAGCGGCCGCCAAGGGCAAGGCGTACTCCGAGAAGCTGTGCGCCAAGGCCGTCTCCCGGGGCCGGACGACCCAGGAGAAGGCCGACGCGCTCCTCGCGCGGATCACTCCCACCGCCGAGGCGGAAGACCTGGCCGGCTGCGACGCGGTCATCGAGGCCGTCTTCGAGGACACCGTCCTCAAGCACAAGGTGTTCCAGGAGATCCAGGACGTCGTCGGCCCCGACGCGCTCCTGTGCTCCAACACCTCCACCCTCCCCATCACCGCCCTCGCCGAAGGCATCGAACGCCAGAGCGACTTCATCGGGCTGCACTTCTTCTCCCCGGTGGACAAGATGCCGCTCGTCGAGATCATCAAGGGCGAGCGGACCGGCGAGGAGGCACTCGCCCGAGCCTTCGACCTGGTCCGGCAGATCAACAAGACGCCGATCGTCGTCAACGACAGCCGCGGCTTCTTCACCTCCCGGGTCATCGGCCACTTCATCAACGAGGGCGTCGCCATGGTCGGCGAGGGCATCGAGCCCGCCTCCGTCGAGCAGGCCGCCGCCCAGGCCGGCTACCCCGCCAAGGTGCTCTCCCTGATGGACGAGCTGACCCTCACCCTCCCGCGCAAGATCCGTAACGAGTCCAGGCGGGCCGTCGAGGAGGCCGGCGGCACCTGGACCGCGCACCCCGCCGAGGCCGTCATCGACCGCATGGTCGACGAGTTCGGCCGCCCCGGACGCGCCGGCGGCGCCGGTTTCTACACGTACAAGGAGGACGGCGGGCGCGACGCCCTGTGGCCCGGCCTGCGTGAGCACTTCACCGAGCCGGGGTACGAGATCCCGTTCCGGGACATGCAGGAGCGGATGCTGTTCGCCGAGGCGCTGGACACTGTCCGGCTCCTGGAGGAGGGCGTGCTGACCTCGGTCGCCGACGCCAACATCGGCTCCGTCCTCGGTATCGGCTTCCCCGGCTGGACCGGCGGCGTCCTGCAGTACATCAACGGCTACGACGGCGGCGCCGGGGGAGGGACCGGGCTGCCCGGATTCGTGGCCCGCGCGCGTGAACTCGCCGAGCGGTACGGCGAGCGCTTCGCACCGCCGGCACTGCTGGTGGACAAGGCGGAGAAGGGGGAGCGGTTCACGGACGCCCGCTGACCCTCCGGTACGTGCGGCCGACCGGCGGGGACAGGAGCATCAGCCTCCGGTCCCCGCCGTCCCCGCCGTCCCCGCCGTCCCCGCCGTCCCCGCCTCCGCCGACCCCGTACCCTCCCCGCCGTCCAGCCACTCCCGCAGCTCCTCGCGCAGCGACCGCTGAAAGGCCGTGAGCAGCGCCTGGACCACGAGCGGGTGCATATGGGCGGAGAGCGACTTCACGTCCCGCGGGTCCCGCTCGGCCACCGCGTCCCGCAGTAGCCGCGACAGCTCCTGTGCGGCCGCGCGGGCGTGCTCGGTGAGCGTCGTACGGGCCTCGAGGATCGTCTCGTGCGTCAGCGGTACGTCCAGCAGCTCGACGCCGAGCCGCAGCAGCCCGGCGTCGACCCGGAAGTCCTCGCCGTCCCGCTCGACGACGTTCAGCGCCGCCAGCCGCCGAAGATCCTCGTCGCCCAGCGCCCGCCCCGCCCGTCGCTCCAGTTCCCCGCGCGACACCTCCTCCACCGTGTCGGGCGCCCAGGAGGCCACCACCGCGCGCTGGATCGCCAGGTCCCGCACACTCAGATCCGGCGGCAGCTGCCCCAGGTAGCGCTCGATGGCCGCCAGCGTCATGCCCTGCCGCTGCAGCTCCTCGACCAGGGCCAGCCGGGCCAGGTGTTCCCGCCCGTAGTGGCCGACGCGGCGCGGCCCGATCACCGGCGGCGGGAGCAGTCCCTTGCTGCTGTAGAACCGGACCGTCCGCACTGTGACCCCGGCCCGCGCCGCCAGTTCGTCGATGGTGAGGGCCGGCTCCTCGATGTCGGTCGTCATGTACAGCAGTATTACTGTCTCACCAGTGGTGCGACATCTCACCGCCCGTACGGCCTCCGCGCGCTGCCCCCTCCGGGCGGCCGCTCCCCAAGTACCGGCCCTCGCCCGCCGCCTCCCGCTCTCCGGGCCGGTTTCCGGTTTTCCGGCTCGGCCCGTACGCCCACGGCCCGTCAGATGCCCCCTTCTGCGCACGAGTTGACCGTTGTACCGTCCGCGCATGCCGATACGCACGCGCTTCACGACCTGGAGACCGCTTGTGACGGTGGCCCTGGCCGCCCTGACGGCCACGCTGCTCGCCCCCACGACGGCGACCGCGGCGGGCACCGCGGCGGGCACCGCGCCGCGCGAGAGCCGGCCCGTCCACTCCTACGACGACGCGATCCGCGAGGCCGTCTGGGTGGACACCGGAATCGACGAGGACGGCGACGGACGGACCGACCGCGTCGCCGAACCCGCGCAGCGGGGCCGGCAGGTCCCCGTCATCATGGACGCCAGCCCGTACTACTCCTGCTGCGGGCGAGGCAACGAGAGCGAACGCAAGACGTACGACGCGAACGGCGACATCGTCCGGATGCCGCTGTTCTACCTCTGATCTTGGCCGGTGTTCCGCCCTTCGGGGCGAGGGTGAAGACCATCCTTGGCCCGGAGGCGCGGAGCGCCGGAGCGCTCTTCGTCTCCGGGTTGACGGTCAGCCGGGACACTGCCGGCTTTCGATGTACTGCTTGACGACGGTCAGGGGTGCCCCGCCGCATGCTCCTGTGAAG
Coding sequences within it:
- a CDS encoding 3-hydroxyacyl-CoA dehydrogenase NAD-binding domain-containing protein, whose amino-acid sequence is MTDTPTIRWEQDDTGVVTLVLDDPHQSANTMNQAFRDSLAVITDRLEAEKDGIRGIILTSAKKTFFAGGDLRDLIKVTPETAQDLFDGGMAIKRQMRRIETLGKPVVAAVNGAALGGGYELALACHHRIALDAPGSRIGCPEVTLGLLPGGGGVVRTVRMLGITDALLKVLLQGTQYSPRRALENGLVDDVAENREELIAKARAFIDANPESAQPWDRPGYRIPGGTPSHPKFAANLPAFPASLRKQTNGAPYPAPRNILAAAVEGAQVDFETAQVIEARYFVELAAGQTSKNMIQAFFFDLQAVNSGANRPQGIEPRKVAKVAVLGAGMMGAGIAYSCARAGIDVVLKDVTPEAAAKGKAYSEKLCAKAVSRGRTTQEKADALLARITPTAEAEDLAGCDAVIEAVFEDTVLKHKVFQEIQDVVGPDALLCSNTSTLPITALAEGIERQSDFIGLHFFSPVDKMPLVEIIKGERTGEEALARAFDLVRQINKTPIVVNDSRGFFTSRVIGHFINEGVAMVGEGIEPASVEQAAAQAGYPAKVLSLMDELTLTLPRKIRNESRRAVEEAGGTWTAHPAEAVIDRMVDEFGRPGRAGGAGFYTYKEDGGRDALWPGLREHFTEPGYEIPFRDMQERMLFAEALDTVRLLEEGVLTSVADANIGSVLGIGFPGWTGGVLQYINGYDGGAGGGTGLPGFVARARELAERYGERFAPPALLVDKAEKGERFTDAR
- a CDS encoding MerR family transcriptional regulator; the encoded protein is MTTDIEEPALTIDELAARAGVTVRTVRFYSSKGLLPPPVIGPRRVGHYGREHLARLALVEELQRQGMTLAAIERYLGQLPPDLSVRDLAIQRAVVASWAPDTVEEVSRGELERRAGRALGDEDLRRLAALNVVERDGEDFRVDAGLLRLGVELLDVPLTHETILEARTTLTEHARAAAQELSRLLRDAVAERDPRDVKSLSAHMHPLVVQALLTAFQRSLREELREWLDGGEGTGSAEAGTAGTAGTAGTAGTGG